From Carya illinoinensis cultivar Pawnee chromosome 5, C.illinoinensisPawnee_v1, whole genome shotgun sequence, one genomic window encodes:
- the LOC122309063 gene encoding protein JINGUBANG — MRLLRPWLSICSSTSCTTTAEDSKIPFPKNRTPSSNLLASDTSSSSSEIPSSAASSSNSSTSTSTLQSHLSLQTLPSVPSLQKISPESLSTSVSYLSVASIKPRPSLPITCLAVHGNLLYACSSHEINVYDSTTSAHLDAFNGQDPSSGSVKAVTFCDGKVFTTHQDCKIRVWQAPATKSHKLLATLPTFNDRLRRSVLPKNYVTVRRHMKRLWIEHTDAVTGVAVNNGLIYSVSWDKSLKIWRASDLRCVESVKAHEDAVNAVAVSVDGSVYTGSADRRIRVWAKPFGEKRHALIATLEKHKSAVNALALNGDGLVLFSGACDRSILVWEREDSANHMVVTGALRGHGKAILCLINVSDTLFSGSADRTVRMWQRGIDGRYCCLAVLEGLEKPVKSLAAISEGKSNSVISVFGGSLDGEIKVWQVSVSNVSSPIS, encoded by the coding sequence ATGAGGCTCCTTCGACCATGGCTATCAATCTGTTCCTCCACCAGCTGTACCACCACTGCAGAAGACTCCAAAATTCCATTCCCCAAAAACCGAACACCATCCTCGAATCTCTTAGCTTCGGATACGAGCTCCTCCTCCTCCGAGATTCCTAGTAGCGCCGCTTCATCATCAAACTCTAGCACCTCCACCAGCACCCTCCAAAGTCATCTCTCCCTCCAAACACTTCCCTCTGTCCCTTCCCTCCAGAAAATCTCCCCTGAAAGCCTAAGCACCTCCGTTTCTTACCTTTCCGTCGCCTCCATTAAACCCCGTCCATCCCTCCCTATTACCTGCCTCGCCGTCCATGGTAATCTCCTCTATGCCTGCTCCTCCCACGAAATCAACGTCTACGACAGCACCACCTCCGCGCACCTCGATGCATTCAATGGTCAGGATCCCTCCTCCGGCTCCGTCAAGGCAGTTACTTTCTGCGACGGAAAAGTCTTCACTACTCACCAGGACTGTAAGATCCGAGTCTGGCAGGCGCCGGCCACCAAATCACACAAGCTGTTAGCTACTCTCCCCACCTTTAATGACCGCTTAAGACGTTCCGTACTTCCTAAGAACTACGTCACCGTTCGTCGTCACATGAAACGGCTCTGGATCGAGCACACCGACGCCGTCACGGGCGTCGCCGTTAACAATGGTTTGATCTATTCGGTCTCGTGGGACAAGAGCTTGAAGATATGGCGGGCTTCTGATCTCCGTTGCGTAGAGTCCGTTAAAGCTCACGAAGACGCCGTCAACGCCGTGGCAGTATCCGTCGACGGAAGCGTTTATACGGGATCAGCTGACAGGAGGATCCGGGTTTGGGCCAAACCATTTGGAGAGAAGCGGCACGCATTGATAGCGACGCTGGAGAAGCACAAATCGGCGGTGAATGCGTTGGCTTTAAACGGCGACGGATTGGTGCTGTTTTCTGGTGCGTGCGACCGTTCGATATTGGTGTGGGAGAGAGAGGACAGCGCGAACCACATGGTGGTGACGGGGGCATTGAGAGGGCACGGCAAGGCAATACTGTGCCTAATCAACGTCTCTGATACGTTGTTCAGTGGGTCTGCTGATCGTACGGTCAGGATGTGGCAACGCGGGATTGATGGGAGGTATTGTTGTTTGGCTGTTTTGGAGGGACTTGAGAAGCCAGTGAAGTCTCTGGCTGCGATTTCAGAAGGAAAGTCAAACAGTGTCATATCTGTGTTCGGTGGCAGTCTTGATGGGGAGATTAAAGTGTGGCAGGTCTCGGTTTCAAATGTTAGCAGTCCAATATCATGA